A segment of the Deinococcota bacterium genome:
CCTGAGCGGCAGGCGCCGCCAGCCGGCAGCGGACGCTTAAAGGAGCGCTTAAAGGAGATGGTGTAAGTGGACATATCACGTTCTCCCAGCGACTTTTTGCCGCAAACACCGAGAACGCGCCAGGCCAGGTTCTGGACGTCTATTGGCCTGTTGCTCCTAGCCATCTTGCTTAGCGCCTTTGCTGGGGTCTTGGGCGTTCTCGCGGTGCGCGCGGTCACGCCCGCGGCGCCGGCCTATATCGGCCTGATCTTTTTCGTGGTGGCGCTCGTCGCGATTCTCCTCGTCATCGCTCGCCGCTACCAGTGGATCATGCCCTGGTACTATCTCCTGCCCGCCATTCTCTTTTTGATGACCTTTACGCTCATGCCGGTCGGCCTCACCGTTTATCTCGCTTTTACCGACTACGCCGGCATCCGCAACAACCAGCTCAACCCGACCACCGAGACCGCCATCACCAGCGCCCAGGAGACCCTGGTCACCGTCGACAACATTCGCGGCCTCAACTGCGAGGCGCTCTTTCGCGGCTGCACCGACGTGCGCGCGCGCGTCTACGCCTCGGGCACCATAACGGCCCAAGGCCTCCGCTTGGAGGGCACGCAGCTCGTGCTCGAGACCGCGCCGCCGCCGGACCGGGCGGTGACCGCGGTCAGGCTGCGGCTCGTCGACCTGGGCATCCGCGCGCAGTTTCCAGTCGTGGCGAGAGACGGCAACGTGCTCACCCTGGGCCGCGAGCCGCCGGGCGCGGCCGACCTCTCGGGCATCGTCTTAGAGCTCGACCGCGCCGGCCTCGAGCGCGTCATCGTGAGCACCGAGGGCAACCTCCTCACGCTCAACGAGCCCCTGCCCGAGGGTTTGCAGTACGAGGCCCTCACGCGCTACAACGACTTCTCGTTGATCGGCTGGAGCAACTTCCGGGCCATCTTGAGCCAGGCCAACCGCGCGCTCTGGCCGGTCTTTACCTGGAACATCACCTTCGCCGTCCTGACGATCCTCATCAACACCACGATCGGGGTCTTTCTGGCGGTCTTGCTCAACAATCCCGAGCTGCGCTTTCGTAACCTCTACCGCACCCTGCTGATCATCCCCTGGGCGCTGCCCGCGGTGATCACCATTCAGGTCTGGCGCGGCTTTTTGAACGCCAACTTCGGCGCCATCAACCGCCTCTTGGCCTTGCTCGACTTGCCCACGCCCGACTGGCTGGGCGACCCCTTGTCGGCCAAGGCCGCGGTCCTCTTGGTCAACTTGTGGCTGGGCCTGCCCTTCATGATGACGGCGACCTTGGGCGCGCTCTCGGCGATTCCGCGCGAGCTCTACGAGGCCTCCAAGATCGACGGCGCCAGCCCCTGGCAGGCCTTTTGGGGGGTGACCGCGCCGCTGCTGCGCACCGCGCTGGTGCCGATCACCCTGACGGGTTTCGCCTTCAACTTCAACAACTTCAACGTGATCTTCCTGTTGACGGACGGCGGTCCCGCCTACGAGGGCGGCACCTCGACCGCGCGGTCGACCGACATCTTGATCTCCTGGGCCTACAACGAGGCCTTCAGGTCGCAGGGCGGCTTCGCCTACGGCCTCGGCTCGGCCATCTCGATCCTGATCTTCATCATCACCCTGGCCGTCAGCCTGGTGAACTTCCGCGTGACCGGCGCGCTCAAAGAGGAGGACAACACGTGAACGCCCTACTCCGACTGCTCAAGCCGCGCCTGCTGCTCGTCGCCCTCGCCTTTTTGGCCGTCCTGCCGCAGGCGAGCGCCCAGGTCAACCGCGACCGCTTCCTGATCATCCCCTACGGCTGGGCCTGGTTCTTGCTGTTTTTCGTCTTGATTACCGGCGGCATCGCGCTGGCGAGCTACCTCTACGGCCGCGCCACGCGCCCGGGCAAGGCGGTCCAGTACGCGCTCACCGCAGCCACGCACATGGTCATCTGGGTGGTGATTCTGCTCACCATGTACCCGGTCATCTATCTCTTGGCGGCTTCCTTCAACCGCTCCAACAACCTCGCCACGGTGCCGCCCAGGGAGGGCAACATCCTCTTTCGCTCGGGCGTCTTGCCCGACCCCTCCAACTTCTCCACCGTCCACTACCAGCGGGTCCTGGGCGAGACCAACCTCCACCCCTACCAGCTCGCGCTGATCGGGCTCTTCGCGCTGGCGATCCTCAGCCTCATCGCCCTGGCCGTGATGGGGCGCTGGGCGGCCAACCCCGCGCGCCTCGACGGCTTTCGCGCGCTGTCGGGCTGGACGCTCTTCGCCTCGGCCGCCGCGCTCGTCGTCAGCATCACCCCCGACCAGTTCTACACCGTCAACGAGGCGGGGCAGCGGATTCGCTCGAGCAACCAGAGCATGATCGTGCTCTACGTCCGCAACACCCTGCTGGTCTCGGGCATGACCGGGGTCTTCGCCGTGCTCATCTCGACTACGGCCGGCTACGCCTTTGCCCGCATGAAGTTCGAGGGCCGCTACCAGACGCTGCTCATCTTCATCTTCGTGCAGATGTTCCCGGGCTTCATGGCCTTGGTGGCGATCTTTTACCTGATGAGCTTCCTGGGGCTTTTGAACACCTATACCGGGCTCATCCTGGCCTACTCGGGCGGGGCGATCGCCTTTTCATCGTGGATCTTCAAGGGCTACCTGCAGTCGATCAGCCCGGCGCTCGAGGAGGCCGCGATGGTCGACGGCGCCACGCGCTGGGGCGCGTTTTGGCGGATCATCTTGCCAGTCAGCGTGCCCATGCTGCTCTTTATCTTCCTGTTGCAGTTCATCGGCACCTACAGCGAGTTCATCCTGGCCAACATCCTCCTGACCGGCAGCGAGCGCTGGACGGTCGGTATCGGCCTGAGAAGCTTTACCACCGGCGCCTTCAATACCCAGTGGGGCACCTTGGCCGCCAGCGCGGTGTTGGGCAGCCTGCCGATCCTGGCCATCTTCTACTCCTTCCAGAGCGCCCTGACCGGCCAGCACCAGGCGGGCGGAGTGAAAGGATAGGGGTTAGGGGAAAACCCCGACCCCCGAATCCTGCCTCTAAGTGGCGAACTATCAGGACCACAAGAGCACCGGCCTCGGCTGGTGGCTCGCCCTTTCGCTGGCGCTCTACGCCTTTGGGGACGGCCTGGGCCTGGGCGAGGGCGCCCTGCTCCTGGCGGTGGCCGTGGGCCTGCCCGCGACGCTCTTGGGCGCGGGCTTTCCCGATATCGACCTCTCCTCGAGCATCCCCCACCGCAGGCTGCGCCTGATACTCTTCGTGGGGGCGACGCTCCTGGCCCTCTGGCTCCTCGGGCAACCCACCGCCCAGGGGATGATCGCGGCGGCACTAAAAGAGGTGGCGCTCGCAGAGGTGTCGCTCGGCGGCCCGGCTCCGCCGCTCGCCACGCTCGCCTTGGCCGGGCTCGCCGGCGCCTTGGCGGTGGCGCTCCTGGCCTTCTTTCTGCCGCCCCACCGCGGCCTGACCCACCGCTGGCCGGCGGGCGCGGCGATGGCCCTCGCCCTGGCGGGCCTGGTCGCGCTGCCCCTCTGGGCTATGACGGCCGACTCCGGCCTCAGCCTGGTCGTCGCCTCGGCAGCGGCGGGCTTTTTCCTGCTGGGTTTCGCCTCGCACCTCTACAAGGACGGCTTGCTCCTGGGGCGAGCCCGCAAGCGCCGCTAGGACACTCAGGCTGAAGCCGGCATGATAGACTCCGAGGCGATGACCAGCCGCGACACCACCCTAGACATCCTGGGCTACGGCTCTCACCTGATTATCGACGGCTTCGGCGCGGAGGCCGGGGCGCTCGGCGACAGGGCGCGGTTGACGGAGGCGCTCGAGAACCTTGCCGCCACCCTCGAGGGCGTGCCCCTGCGCGAGCACACGCTCGAGGAGGAAGACGGCCTGTCGAGCCTGCTGGTCTTCGGCGAGTCGCACCTCAGCCTGCACAGCTTCGTGAACAAGCACTCGCTCAGCCTGAACGTCTTTTCCAGGCGCACGCTCGAGCCGGAGCGCCTGGTGAGCGCTCTAAGGGAGCGCTTCGCCCCCGGCCGCGTCGAGAGCTACCTGACGAGCCGCAGCCGCACCTACCACGAGCGGCTCGACTTGGCCGCCCTGCTCCGCGGCGAGCGCTCCTACACCTGCGCCCGGCTCGACGACACGCTCATCGCCGTGGAACCCCGCTAGGCAGGTTCAACTTAAGGGCCGATAACGACAACCTGACGCTCCTTCTCGGTGAGCATTTGGACAGCGCCTATGGGTCAAGGGCCCCGCTTACCTGCTCGAGCCATTCCCTAATCTCGTCAAAACGAAACGCGCCCCGCTCGAACAGGCCCATGAAGTAGGTGTAAGCCTCGTCGGGATCCACGTCGATGTAAGAGCCGTTGAGCCGCAAGAAGGTATCGGTAACGAAGAACGCCACGCGCTTGTTGCCATCGACGAACGGGTGGTTGTTCGCCAAACTCTCCATGAGCGCCGCTGCCTCGTCGAGCAGCCCGTCGTAATAACCGAGTTGGGGACGCATCAAGGCGGCTTCTAGCGCACCCATGTCCCTGACGCCCTCGGGTCCACCAAAGGTCAAGATCAACCCTTCGTGGATCGCTAGCACTTCCTGGAGGGTGAGGAACTCCCGCACTATTTGGCGAGAAGCTCACCTAAGCGGCGGTTCTTTTCCACACTGGCGCGAAAGTGGGCCATCACGCGCTCCCTGGGCGTGGCGTTCTTGCGGCGCTCGAGGTAGTCGCGCATGGCGTCTTCCATCAGGGCCTGAAACTGCCGGCCTTCTTCACGGGCCGCTTCCCGCATGGCCTCGAGCAACCTTGGGTCCGCCTGGCTCGCGTACTTCTGCCGCGTTGTCATCCCTACAGCTTAAAGGTATATCTTGACAACGCCAAGTAGCGGTCACGCCGGGGAGACAAAACAACGTGATTGCGCGTGCGGTCAAGCGGTTGCTATCACCATTGTTTGGAGGGGGTGATGGAAGGTAATAATGTACTGTAACCGTTCAGGGGGTATACAGCAGGAGGAAGTACTACCTAGCACTAGAAAAGGCAACTCTGCATGAAAGCCCCATACGGATTCGCAGATGACATTGCCTTCACACTATCACATTTTTTCGCGTTCATGCTCACTATAGCGCTCATCTGCAAGGGCTTGAGGCAGGCCTCTGTTTTTGGCCGAGCGGTAGAGCGCGTCGATGGCCCGCATGTTGGCGACCGCGTCGTCCACACCGTAGCGCAGGGGTCTGTCCCGCAAGACGCAGTCCGCGAAATGCTCGACCATCTTCTGGTACTTGTCGGCGCCGCGGGTGGGGTGAACGACGTCCTCTCGGCCCCCGTGCTTTTCGGCGATGACCACGTCCTCCTGGCCCACCACGAAGGTTCCCTCCACCTCGAGCCTGCCGTCCGTGCCGACGACCTCCAAAAACTCGCGGCGCTCCAGGGAGAGGGCGCAGTCGAACTGGGCCAGCAGGCCGCTCGGGAAAGAGAGCGTGCCGACGAGCTGCTCGTCTACGCCCTCGCCGAGACCACCGCCCGTCCAGCGGGCGAGGGCCTGCGCCAGCAGCGGCTCCTCGCCGCTCAGGCTGCGGATGACGTTGACGCAGTAGCAGCCCACGTCGTAGAGCGCGCCGCCGCCCAACTCGGGGTCGAGGCGGATGTTGGCCTCGTCGGTGAGGCGAAAGGAGAAGGCGGTGCGGATGAGCCTGAGCTCACCGACCGCGCCGCCGCGCACCAGCTCAAAGAGCTTCTCGGTGCGTGGGTGAAAGCGGTACATGAAGGCCTCCATCAGCGTGACGCCGGCGCGCTCGGCGGCCCCTTTCAGCTCGAGACACTCCGCGGCGTCCAGGCCCAGCGGTTTCTCGCAGAGCACGTGCTTGCCCGCCGCCAGCGCCCTCAAGGTCCAGGGCTTGTGCAGGCTGTTGGGCAGCGGGTTGTAGACGGCGTCCACGCGGTCGTCCTCGAGGAGCGCCCCGTAGGAGCCGTAGGCGGTAGGAATGCCCAGGCCGGCGGCGGCCTCCTGCGCCCGCGCCAAACCCCGTGAGGCGAGGGCGACGACCTCACAGTTCGTCGCCTTTACGAGGGCCGGAATGACGGCCTTGAGGCCGATGTTGGCGGTGCTTAAGATTCCCCAGCGTAACGGTGCTTGTCGCATGGTGCCTCCAAGGGTGAAGCGTCGTCTGGCTATGGTCGTCTGGCTATGGTAAGGCATTGGCCGGCCTCCACTCAAGGGCGGGACGGAACGCCAGGCGAGCGGCGTGACGGCCCAGCCTCCTGCTCCGGTCACCACGGAAGGCGCACACCACCCAAGCCAGCTACTCATGACCAGACGATAGCGGACAAGGCGGCGCCAGGCTTGTTAAGCTATGGGGGTGTTGGACGCCGCCAATCCGCTCATCGTGCAGGCTGACCGCTCGATCTACTTGGAAACCTTCAACCCGCGCGCGGAAGAGGCTCGAGCCGCCATCTCGCCCTTTGCCGAACTCGAGAAGAGCCCCGAACACCTGCACACCTACCGGCTCACGCCGCTGTCCTTGTGGAACGCGGCCAGCAGCGGCCAGAAGAGCGGCGCGATGATCGAGGCGCTCAGGCGTTTCAGCAAGTTTCCGGTACCCGACAACGTGGTGACGGACATAGCGGAGCTGGTGGGCCGCTGGGGGCGCATCCGCCTCCGGGAGGCGGGTTCCGCGCTGGCGCTCGAGGTGGGGCCGGGGGACGAAGCGCTCCTGCTCGAGCTCTCCAAACACAGGCGGGTCGCGCCCCTGCTGGGCGAGCGCCTCGGCGAGAGGGCCTTTGCCGTGCCGCTCCTACACCGCGGGCTCGTCAAGCAGGAGCTGCTCGAGGTCGGCTGGCCGGTCCAGGACTTGGCGGGCTACAGCGACGGTTTGGACCTGGCCGTCGTGCTCTCCGATAACTTGAGCGTGAGGGCGTACCAACGGGCGGCCGCGGAGGCCTTCTATCTGGCGGGAAGCCGGCAGGGCGGCTCGGGGGTGGTGGTCTTGCCGCCGGGCGCCGGCAAGACGGTGGTGGGCTTGGTCGCCATGACCATGGTCGCGCAGCGCACCCTGGTGTTGACCACCAACCGCACCAGCGTCAGCCAGTGGCGGCGCGAACTGCTCAGCAAGACGACCCTCAGCGAAGGCGACATCGCCGAGTACAGCCCTAGCTCCAAAAAGATGGCGGCGGTGACGCTGCTAACCTACCAGATGCTGACGACGCGCAAGCGCCAGAAGGGGGGGAAGGGGGAACAGGAGGACGCGCAAGCTGACGGCCTCGCCGTCTACCCGCACATGGCGCTCTTCCGCGAGCAGGACTGGGGGCTCGTCATCTACGACGAGGTTCACCTCTTGCCCGCGCCGATCTTCCGGCTCACGGCCGAGGTGCAGGCGCGCCGTCGCCTCGGCTTGACCGCCACCTTGATCCGCGAGGACGGGCGCGAGGGGGACGTGTTCTCGCTGATCGGCCCCAAGCGCTATGACGTGCCCTGGAAAGAGCTCGAGGCGAGCGGCTGGATCGCCCCGGCGCAGTGCTGCGAGATTCGCCTGCGCCTCCCGGAGGACGAGCGGCTGGCCTACGCGGTGGCGGATGAGAGGATGAAGTTCCGCATTGCCGCCGAGAACCCGCGCAAGCGTGAGCTGGTCGAAACGATCTTGGGGCGCCACCAGGGGCAGCCGAGCCTGGTGATCGGCCACTACCTGCACCAGCTCGAGCTGATCGCCAGCGACCTGGACGCGCCGCTGATCACCGGCGAGACGGCGCAGTCCGAGCGCGAGCGGCTCTTCGACGCCTTTCGGGAGGGCCGCGTGGGGACGCTGGTCCTCTCGAAGGTGGGCAACTTCGCCCTGGACCTGCCGGACGCGCAGGTGATGATTCAGGTCTCGGGGACGTTCGGCTCGCGCCAGGAGGAAGCGCAGCGTCTCGGGCGGCTGCTTCGCCCCAAGGCTCAGGGCGTCGGCGCCAGCTTCTACAGCCTGGTGACGCGGGAGACCAAGGAGGAGGACTTCGCGCATCACCGGCAGCTCTTTCTGACCGAGCAGGGCTACCAGTACAAGATCATGGATGAAGCGGACTGGTTGGAGCCGCGGCTAGGCAACAAAACGCCGAACCAGCCGCGAGACTAGCCGAGAAAGGACTCGCTATGCCAGCAAGGAGCAAACGCAGGCCAAAAAGAGCCCCTGGCAAGGAACCCGCGCGGGCGGACGCGCTCGAGCCCGTCCCGGAGGCGGGGGAAGTGGTCTTGCACGAGGGTCTGACACTGGTCGAGGTGGCGGACGCGGCCGACCTCACCGCCATACAGGCGGACGCGCGCCTGAGGGGCTTCATCCTGACCCGCCTGTCGCCCACCGAAGCGGTGGTGCTGCCGCAGCACAGCCAGGCCTTTGTCAAGGCGCTCCTCAAGGCCGGGCATACCCCGAAGGTCGGTTGAGCCGTGGCCGGGCCTGAAGACTCTTGTGCCCACATGGGTATAGGCGCGCTGTTGGCCGGACTGGACGACCTGGAGGAGCTGTCGCCGGCGGACCTGGTCGCGAGGCTCGGCAGGCTGGGCTTGAGCGTGAGCCGAGATGAAGCGACGGGGCTCAGGTTGTTGATGCTGGCGCAGGCTGCGCCACAGCAGGCGCCACAGCAGGTGCCACAGCAGGCGAAGCAAGGCGCGCCCGGACCCGTCGGACTCGACGCCGTGCTGGGGCACATGAACGCCGACCAGCTCAAGCTGGTGGCGAAACGCTACTACCCGAGCGCGGACGCCACTCGCGTGGCCGAAAGCAAGAGGGCGGTGCTCAAGGCGCTCGGCAAGCCCACGCTGCTGGACGCGATGATCGCCGACTCGAGCCCGCTCGAGCGGGCGCTGCTGAGCGAAGTGAAGCGCCAGGGCGGCGCGGCGGACGGCTGGGCGCTGATCGTTTACGCGGCCTCGCGCGGCTTTGCGCCCAACGACCGGGTGGGGGGCGGCAGCGTCTACAAGCATCACCTCGGCAAGGCGTCCGGCATGGGCTATCTGGGGGTTTTGCTGCGCGACGGGCTGCTGATACCCACCAACAACCGCGCCTCGTGGTTTACGAGGTCGTACTACGACGCGCAGAGCAGCGACCCGGGTGACGACCTCGTCTTTGCCGACTCCCGGGTGCTGGCCAGGCTGCCGGACGAGCCGCGGCCTGAGCCCCAGCAGCTCGAGCTCGAGCCGCTCACCAGCGAGTCGCTCAAAAACGCCGCGCCCACGGCGAGCCATCCCGCGCAGAGCCTGCTCGAGCTCTTCGACGTGACGGGGCTGCTCACCGAAGAGGGCGGTTTGCAGATCACCCAGAGCGGCACGGTCAGCAAACCGATGCTGTCGCGCCTCGCCAAGCGCAGACCGGGGTTGAAGGCGCGCCTGGAGCGCCTGCTGGGGATTTGTCTCGCGCTCGGCGTTTTTAATCCGCCCGAAAACCCGTCGGCGAAAGACCCTTGGCGGGTCAACCTGCCGCGCTTGCGCACGCTTCAAGAGGCGCCACTGACCCTCAGCTACGCCTACCTGGTGGAGGCGTTCCTGAACAGCAACGAGGCCTCCGGGCATGACCCGCGGGTCATGGGTCAGGCCAGCCTGGTCTCTACGGCGGTGGCGAAGCGGGCGCTGCTGGAGAGCCTGGAGCTGTTGCCGGACCACCCAGTAGCGATGGAGGGGGCGCTCGAGGGGCTGTGGAAGCGGACGCTCAACCACGTGGTCACCTCCCGCGCGCGCTACTGGGCAGAGGACAGCGAGCCGGAACGCCCCGCCTGGTTCACCCAGACGCTCCTGGGCGCCTTTCGCGACCTGGGGCTGGTGGCGGTGGCCGAACTGCCGGCTGCGGATGAAGCTGCCAAAGCCAGCCTCTATGTCATGCGGGGAGGCAAGCCGGTGAAGGCCCCGTCGCCTCCGAAGGACGATCCGGCTCGCCGCTACGCGCTGATGCTCGCGCCGGGGCTCGCCTGGCTGGCGCGGGGACGGCGCCTGCGGCAGGCCCCTCCGGACACCGAGGCGCTGCGCACGCTCCTGGGCCTCGACCCCGACAGCGGCAAGCCCAAGGAGGCCTGCCTGCTGATCCAAGCGAACTTCGACATCCTGGTGTACTTAGACAAGCTGAGCCCCCTCGCCATCGCCGCCTTGGGTTGCGCGGACTGCACCCGCGTCGACGCCCAGACCGCCAGCTACACCATCACGCGCTCGAGCCTCTACCGGGCACTCGAAGCCGGGCTCGAGCTGGAGGCGCTGCTGGAGCGGCTGCAAGACCACAGCATGGGCCTGCCCGACAACGTGGCGCACAGCCTGCGCGACTGGGCCTCGCGCCGCGAGCGCCTGCGCCTTCAAGAAGGCGTCAGCCTGCTCGAGTACGCCAGCCACAAGGAACGCGACGCCGCTCTGAACGGGCTCGCGGGTGCCCGCGCGGTGGCCGAGCGCTTCACTATCCTAGCTGACAAGGCCCAGCCGCCCAAGGTCAAGGTGCGCCACCGCTACAGCCTCGCTCCGACCCGCACCCTGCGCTTTCAGCCCGAGGGCCACTTCCGGCTCGAGAGCGCCACCGACTTGGCGGGTCGGGCGGTGCTGACGCAAGTCGCCAGCCGGGACGCCGACGGAAGCTACCGCCTCGACAGAGAGGCGGTTCGCGCCGGGACGCTCACCCCCGCTGCGCGGGACACGCTGCTGGCCCGGGCGCAGGGCGGCATCCCAGCGCAACTCGAGGCGCTCTTGAGCATCTGGGAGGGCAGGAGCGCCGCGCCCAGCGTGGCGACGATCAGCGTCTTCCAGCACCCGAGCGCCGCGGCGCTGGTCAAACACCCACAGCTTGCGCAGCACCTGGACAAGGGGCTCAACGACACCAGCTACCTGATCAAGGAGGGGCACGAGCAGAAGCTCGAGGCGCTCCTCGCCGACCTCGGGGTGACGCTCGAGCGAGGCTTCAGAACGGACATCAAAGCCGAGGCGGTTCAGGGCAGCATCATGCAGAGCGGGCTGGACACCCGCAAGATGCGCGTGATGATTGAGACAGCCATCGGCGAGGGCAGATCGCTCGAGCTGCGCTATCATCAGGAGAGAGCGACCTACAACCGCTACGGCTACGCCGAGAGGTCACAGGGCAAGCTCGTGACGGAGAAGGTCACCCCCGAGACCGTATTGTACTCCGGATCGACGCCCTACCTGTCGGCTCGAGCCCACGATCAGGGAGAGCCCCGCACGATCCGCAT
Coding sequences within it:
- a CDS encoding ABC transporter permease subunit encodes the protein MLLAILLSAFAGVLGVLAVRAVTPAAPAYIGLIFFVVALVAILLVIARRYQWIMPWYYLLPAILFLMTFTLMPVGLTVYLAFTDYAGIRNNQLNPTTETAITSAQETLVTVDNIRGLNCEALFRGCTDVRARVYASGTITAQGLRLEGTQLVLETAPPPDRAVTAVRLRLVDLGIRAQFPVVARDGNVLTLGREPPGAADLSGIVLELDRAGLERVIVSTEGNLLTLNEPLPEGLQYEALTRYNDFSLIGWSNFRAILSQANRALWPVFTWNITFAVLTILINTTIGVFLAVLLNNPELRFRNLYRTLLIIPWALPAVITIQVWRGFLNANFGAINRLLALLDLPTPDWLGDPLSAKAAVLLVNLWLGLPFMMTATLGALSAIPRELYEASKIDGASPWQAFWGVTAPLLRTALVPITLTGFAFNFNNFNVIFLLTDGGPAYEGGTSTARSTDILISWAYNEAFRSQGGFAYGLGSAISILIFIITLAVSLVNFRVTGALKEEDNT
- a CDS encoding ABC transporter permease subunit, which translates into the protein MNALLRLLKPRLLLVALAFLAVLPQASAQVNRDRFLIIPYGWAWFLLFFVLITGGIALASYLYGRATRPGKAVQYALTAATHMVIWVVILLTMYPVIYLLAASFNRSNNLATVPPREGNILFRSGVLPDPSNFSTVHYQRVLGETNLHPYQLALIGLFALAILSLIALAVMGRWAANPARLDGFRALSGWTLFASAAALVVSITPDQFYTVNEAGQRIRSSNQSMIVLYVRNTLLVSGMTGVFAVLISTTAGYAFARMKFEGRYQTLLIFIFVQMFPGFMALVAIFYLMSFLGLLNTYTGLILAYSGGAIAFSSWIFKGYLQSISPALEEAAMVDGATRWGAFWRIILPVSVPMLLFIFLLQFIGTYSEFILANILLTGSERWTVGIGLRSFTTGAFNTQWGTLAASAVLGSLPILAIFYSFQSALTGQHQAGGVKG
- a CDS encoding metal-dependent hydrolase gives rise to the protein MANYQDHKSTGLGWWLALSLALYAFGDGLGLGEGALLLAVAVGLPATLLGAGFPDIDLSSSIPHRRLRLILFVGATLLALWLLGQPTAQGMIAAALKEVALAEVSLGGPAPPLATLALAGLAGALAVALLAFFLPPHRGLTHRWPAGAAMALALAGLVALPLWAMTADSGLSLVVASAAAGFFLLGFASHLYKDGLLLGRARKRR
- a CDS encoding S-adenosylmethionine decarboxylase — its product is MIDSEAMTSRDTTLDILGYGSHLIIDGFGAEAGALGDRARLTEALENLAATLEGVPLREHTLEEEDGLSSLLVFGESHLSLHSFVNKHSLSLNVFSRRTLEPERLVSALRERFAPGRVESYLTSRSRTYHERLDLAALLRGERSYTCARLDDTLIAVEPR
- a CDS encoding type II toxin-antitoxin system death-on-curing family toxin, which produces MLAIHEGLILTFGGPEGVRDMGALEAALMRPQLGYYDGLLDEAAALMESLANNHPFVDGNKRVAFFVTDTFLRLNGSYIDVDPDEAYTYFMGLFERGAFRFDEIREWLEQVSGALDP
- a CDS encoding Gfo/Idh/MocA family oxidoreductase; translated protein: MRQAPLRWGILSTANIGLKAVIPALVKATNCEVVALASRGLARAQEAAAGLGIPTAYGSYGALLEDDRVDAVYNPLPNSLHKPWTLRALAAGKHVLCEKPLGLDAAECLELKGAAERAGVTLMEAFMYRFHPRTEKLFELVRGGAVGELRLIRTAFSFRLTDEANIRLDPELGGGALYDVGCYCVNVIRSLSGEEPLLAQALARWTGGGLGEGVDEQLVGTLSFPSGLLAQFDCALSLERREFLEVVGTDGRLEVEGTFVVGQEDVVIAEKHGGREDVVHPTRGADKYQKMVEHFADCVLRDRPLRYGVDDAVANMRAIDALYRSAKNRGLPQALADERYSEHEREKM
- a CDS encoding helicase-associated domain-containing protein; the protein is MLDAANPLIVQADRSIYLETFNPRAEEARAAISPFAELEKSPEHLHTYRLTPLSLWNAASSGQKSGAMIEALRRFSKFPVPDNVVTDIAELVGRWGRIRLREAGSALALEVGPGDEALLLELSKHRRVAPLLGERLGERAFAVPLLHRGLVKQELLEVGWPVQDLAGYSDGLDLAVVLSDNLSVRAYQRAAAEAFYLAGSRQGGSGVVVLPPGAGKTVVGLVAMTMVAQRTLVLTTNRTSVSQWRRELLSKTTLSEGDIAEYSPSSKKMAAVTLLTYQMLTTRKRQKGGKGEQEDAQADGLAVYPHMALFREQDWGLVIYDEVHLLPAPIFRLTAEVQARRRLGLTATLIREDGREGDVFSLIGPKRYDVPWKELEASGWIAPAQCCEIRLRLPEDERLAYAVADERMKFRIAAENPRKRELVETILGRHQGQPSLVIGHYLHQLELIASDLDAPLITGETAQSERERLFDAFREGRVGTLVLSKVGNFALDLPDAQVMIQVSGTFGSRQEEAQRLGRLLRPKAQGVGASFYSLVTRETKEEDFAHHRQLFLTEQGYQYKIMDEADWLEPRLGNKTPNQPRD
- a CDS encoding helicase-associated domain-containing protein, whose product is MGIGALLAGLDDLEELSPADLVARLGRLGLSVSRDEATGLRLLMLAQAAPQQAPQQVPQQAKQGAPGPVGLDAVLGHMNADQLKLVAKRYYPSADATRVAESKRAVLKALGKPTLLDAMIADSSPLERALLSEVKRQGGAADGWALIVYAASRGFAPNDRVGGGSVYKHHLGKASGMGYLGVLLRDGLLIPTNNRASWFTRSYYDAQSSDPGDDLVFADSRVLARLPDEPRPEPQQLELEPLTSESLKNAAPTASHPAQSLLELFDVTGLLTEEGGLQITQSGTVSKPMLSRLAKRRPGLKARLERLLGICLALGVFNPPENPSAKDPWRVNLPRLRTLQEAPLTLSYAYLVEAFLNSNEASGHDPRVMGQASLVSTAVAKRALLESLELLPDHPVAMEGALEGLWKRTLNHVVTSRARYWAEDSEPERPAWFTQTLLGAFRDLGLVAVAELPAADEAAKASLYVMRGGKPVKAPSPPKDDPARRYALMLAPGLAWLARGRRLRQAPPDTEALRTLLGLDPDSGKPKEACLLIQANFDILVYLDKLSPLAIAALGCADCTRVDAQTASYTITRSSLYRALEAGLELEALLERLQDHSMGLPDNVAHSLRDWASRRERLRLQEGVSLLEYASHKERDAALNGLAGARAVAERFTILADKAQPPKVKVRHRYSLAPTRTLRFQPEGHFRLESATDLAGRAVLTQVASRDADGSYRLDREAVRAGTLTPAARDTLLARAQGGIPAQLEALLSIWEGRSAAPSVATISVFQHPSAAALVKHPQLAQHLDKGLNDTSYLIKEGHEQKLEALLADLGVTLERGFRTDIKAEAVQGSIMQSGLDTRKMRVMIETAIGEGRSLELRYHQERATYNRYGYAERSQGKLVTEKVTPETVLYSGSTPYLSARAHDQGEPRTIRIGYITGIAVL